In Nocardioides dokdonensis FR1436, the following are encoded in one genomic region:
- a CDS encoding MMPL family transporter has product MATLLARLGTTAYRRWPFFIAGWVGVLAVIIGLAAGFAKPMSDNFTIPGIPSEQAADLQAELFPGSTSAFDQANVTVVVQAPQGETLADPANAAVVDQLVVDLAGLPQQADDVQIVPPGQAAAGQEQMLVDQAKASGGSVERARSNAAAISPLTEDGRTGLITYTWDVETPADVEAATLDALDDVMDQARDEGLTVEANGPGATGFATPGLASEAIGIGIALLVLILTFGSLVAAGLPIITALIGVVIGLTGVTAMTAVVDISSSTSILATMIGLAVGIDYTLFILARYRTELHHTDDRARAVGIAVGTAGSAVVFAGLTVLIALSALAVVGIPFLTAMGLAAAATVFVAVLISLTLLPAVLGMLGRKAFGGQVRRYAPKRDEQGLVVNNGVRWARWVGKRPVALVLVVVVALGALAIPLKELQLAFPTDSTAASDTTQRKASDLVSAEFGPGREAPLLVVVDARDIASGEEGAAFGGVVEWAAGLPGVQNAQVVGTNADPSAEPGTPAAAATGALVQVLPEFGPADAEAQELLTDLRDGEAGVEDSTGTDIGVTGLTAITTDVSDRLADALPVYLTIIVGLAFILLMIVFRSILVPLTATLGFLLSVLATLGTTVAVFQLGWGGLVEGQPLVSFIPLFLIGVVFGLAMDYQVFLVTRIREARVHGMSTPDAIVDGFRNSARVVTAAAAIMTVVFAAFILQDDAIIKSMGFALAVAIIFDAFIVRMVLIPALLYLMGDRSWWLPAWLDKILPNVDVEGERLDRGATYRDEDLDGELNGLSDEESVRV; this is encoded by the coding sequence ATGGCCACCCTGCTCGCCCGACTCGGGACCACCGCCTACCGACGCTGGCCGTTCTTCATCGCCGGCTGGGTCGGCGTCCTCGCCGTGATCATCGGCCTGGCCGCCGGCTTCGCCAAGCCGATGTCGGACAACTTCACCATCCCCGGCATCCCCTCCGAGCAGGCCGCCGACCTCCAGGCCGAGCTCTTCCCGGGCTCCACGAGCGCCTTCGACCAGGCCAACGTCACCGTCGTCGTGCAGGCGCCGCAGGGCGAGACCCTGGCCGACCCCGCCAACGCGGCGGTCGTGGACCAGCTCGTCGTCGACCTCGCCGGTCTCCCGCAGCAGGCCGACGACGTGCAGATCGTGCCCCCCGGCCAGGCCGCGGCCGGCCAGGAGCAGATGCTGGTCGACCAGGCGAAGGCCAGTGGCGGCTCAGTCGAGCGGGCCCGCAGCAACGCGGCGGCCATCTCCCCGCTCACCGAGGACGGCCGCACCGGTCTGATCACCTACACCTGGGACGTGGAGACGCCCGCCGACGTCGAGGCCGCGACCCTCGATGCGCTCGACGACGTCATGGACCAGGCGCGCGACGAGGGCCTGACCGTCGAGGCCAACGGCCCCGGAGCCACCGGCTTCGCCACTCCCGGCCTGGCCTCGGAGGCCATCGGCATCGGGATCGCCCTGCTGGTGCTGATCCTGACCTTCGGCTCGCTCGTCGCGGCCGGTCTGCCCATCATCACCGCCCTCATCGGGGTCGTCATCGGCCTGACCGGCGTCACGGCGATGACCGCGGTCGTCGACATCTCCAGCAGCACCTCGATCCTGGCCACGATGATCGGTCTGGCGGTCGGCATCGACTACACGCTGTTCATCCTGGCCCGCTACCGCACCGAGCTGCACCACACCGACGACCGGGCCCGCGCGGTCGGGATCGCGGTCGGCACCGCCGGTTCCGCGGTCGTCTTCGCGGGCCTGACCGTGCTCATCGCGCTGTCGGCGCTGGCCGTGGTCGGGATCCCGTTCCTGACCGCCATGGGTCTCGCCGCGGCGGCCACCGTGTTCGTGGCCGTGCTGATCTCGCTCACGCTGCTCCCGGCGGTGCTGGGCATGCTCGGCCGCAAGGCCTTCGGCGGCCAGGTCCGCCGCTACGCCCCGAAGCGCGACGAGCAGGGTCTCGTCGTCAACAACGGCGTGCGCTGGGCCCGCTGGGTCGGCAAGCGCCCCGTCGCGCTGGTGCTGGTCGTCGTGGTCGCCCTCGGCGCCCTCGCCATCCCGCTCAAGGAGCTCCAGCTGGCCTTCCCGACCGACTCCACCGCCGCCAGCGACACCACCCAGCGCAAGGCCTCCGACCTGGTCTCGGCGGAGTTCGGCCCCGGCCGCGAGGCGCCGCTGCTGGTCGTCGTCGACGCCCGCGACATCGCGTCGGGCGAGGAGGGCGCGGCCTTCGGCGGCGTCGTCGAGTGGGCGGCCGGACTCCCGGGCGTCCAGAACGCACAGGTCGTGGGCACCAACGCCGACCCCAGCGCCGAGCCCGGTACGCCGGCCGCGGCGGCGACCGGTGCGCTGGTGCAGGTCCTGCCCGAGTTCGGTCCCGCCGATGCCGAGGCCCAGGAGCTGCTCACCGATCTGCGCGACGGCGAGGCCGGCGTGGAGGACTCCACCGGCACCGACATCGGCGTCACCGGACTGACCGCGATCACCACCGACGTGTCCGACCGCCTCGCCGACGCGCTGCCGGTCTACCTCACGATCATCGTCGGCCTGGCCTTCATCCTCCTGATGATCGTCTTCCGGTCGATCCTGGTGCCGCTGACCGCCACCCTGGGCTTCCTGCTCTCGGTGCTGGCCACCCTCGGCACCACCGTCGCGGTGTTCCAGCTCGGCTGGGGCGGGCTCGTGGAGGGTCAGCCGCTGGTCAGCTTCATCCCGCTGTTCCTCATCGGCGTGGTCTTCGGTCTCGCGATGGACTACCAGGTGTTCCTGGTGACCCGCATCCGCGAGGCCCGCGTGCACGGCATGTCGACCCCCGACGCGATCGTCGACGGGTTCCGCAACTCCGCCCGGGTCGTGACGGCGGCTGCAGCGATCATGACCGTGGTCTTCGCGGCGTTCATCCTCCAGGACGACGCGATCATCAAGTCGATGGGCTTCGCCCTGGCGGTCGCCATCATCTTCGACGCCTTCATCGTGCGGATGGTGCTGATCCCGGCGCTGCTCTACCTGATGGGCGACAGGTCCTGGTGGCTCCCGGCCTGGCTCGACAAGATCCTGCCCAACGTCGATGTCGAGGGCGAGCGCCTCGACCGCGGCGCGACCTACCGCGACGAGGACCTCGACGGCGAGCTCAACGGCCTGAGCGACGAGGAGTCGGTCCGGGTCTGA
- a CDS encoding TetR/AcrR family transcriptional regulator produces the protein MTKQQRTRARINHCAMRLTIDRGLDGWTMEDLAAAAEVSRRTLFNYFSSKIDAVLGTIGSPTRSDDPTAQAAFAVFVDRGPTGRLVDDVAVLAGPILADEGFDPENVALRRSMLTCSTRLIEAMHEHFEQTADDIVALILQREGAGFGEERAHLMVRLLVAVFDSAMRSYLATDDPDGTDLVDLFVAHLRTAGELLG, from the coding sequence GTGACGAAGCAGCAGCGCACCCGCGCCCGCATCAACCACTGCGCCATGCGCCTGACGATCGACCGCGGCCTGGACGGCTGGACCATGGAGGACCTCGCCGCTGCCGCCGAGGTCTCGCGGCGCACCCTGTTCAACTACTTCAGCTCCAAGATCGACGCCGTCCTCGGCACGATCGGCTCGCCCACCCGGAGCGACGACCCCACCGCGCAGGCCGCCTTCGCCGTCTTCGTCGACCGCGGGCCCACCGGGCGCCTGGTCGATGACGTGGCGGTGCTCGCCGGTCCGATCCTCGCCGACGAGGGCTTCGACCCCGAGAACGTCGCGCTGCGGCGCAGCATGCTGACCTGCTCGACCCGCCTCATCGAGGCGATGCACGAGCACTTCGAGCAGACCGCCGACGACATCGTCGCGCTCATCCTGCAGCGCGAGGGCGCCGGCTTCGGCGAGGAGCGTGCCCACCTGATGGTGCGCCTGCTCGTGGCGGTCTTCGACTCCGCGATGCGTTCCTACCTCGCCACCGACGACCCCGACGGCACCGACCTGGTCGACCTCTTCGTCGCCCACCTGCGCACCGCCGGCGAGCTGCTCGGCTAG
- a CDS encoding NAD-dependent malic enzyme, protein MRLHTAPDHGVVGAVATAIAGAGGIVTAIDVAESSHERLVVDVTCSAGDAEHAQELQEVAAAVPGVEVYRTSDRVFLLHIGGKIEVGSKVPLRNRDDLSMAYTPGVGRVCMALYENPEDVRRLTIKGNSVAVVTDGSAVLGLGNIGPGAALPVMEGKAALFKRFADIDAWPICLDTQDTDEIVRAVELIAPGFGGINLEDIAAPRCFEIERRLRESLDIPVFHDDQHGTAIVVLAALTNALRVVGKQLDQARVVVAGAGAAGTAIVTLMLAAGVGDVIVCDKDGALAADDETLSEAMSELASRTNRERRRGSLHDVLHGADVFVGVSAPGVLQAEWIADMADDAVVFALANPDPEVDPAEASKYAAVVASGRSDYPNQINNVLAFPGVFRGLLDARASNVTIEMMLRAAEAIAHVVHDDELNPSFIIPTVFHPDVPGAVAAAIKG, encoded by the coding sequence ATGCGCCTGCACACGGCGCCCGACCACGGGGTGGTGGGCGCGGTCGCCACCGCCATCGCCGGCGCCGGAGGGATCGTGACCGCCATCGACGTCGCCGAGTCGAGCCACGAGCGGCTCGTCGTCGACGTCACCTGCTCCGCCGGCGACGCCGAGCACGCGCAGGAGCTGCAGGAGGTCGCGGCGGCGGTGCCCGGGGTCGAGGTCTACCGCACCAGCGACCGGGTGTTCCTGCTGCACATCGGCGGCAAGATCGAGGTCGGCTCGAAGGTGCCGCTGCGCAACCGCGACGACCTGTCGATGGCCTACACCCCCGGCGTCGGGCGGGTCTGCATGGCGCTCTACGAGAACCCCGAGGACGTGCGGCGCCTGACCATCAAGGGCAACTCGGTCGCCGTGGTCACCGACGGCTCCGCTGTGCTGGGACTGGGCAACATCGGTCCTGGGGCCGCGCTGCCGGTGATGGAGGGCAAGGCGGCGCTGTTCAAGCGCTTCGCCGACATCGACGCCTGGCCGATCTGTCTCGACACCCAGGACACCGACGAGATCGTGCGCGCCGTCGAGCTGATCGCCCCCGGCTTCGGTGGCATCAACCTCGAGGACATCGCCGCGCCCCGCTGCTTCGAGATCGAGCGCCGGCTGCGCGAGAGCCTCGACATCCCGGTCTTCCACGACGACCAGCACGGCACCGCGATCGTGGTGCTCGCCGCGCTCACCAACGCGCTGCGGGTGGTGGGCAAGCAGCTCGACCAGGCCCGGGTCGTCGTCGCCGGTGCCGGGGCGGCCGGCACCGCCATCGTCACCCTGATGCTCGCGGCCGGCGTCGGCGACGTGATCGTCTGCGACAAGGACGGTGCGCTCGCGGCCGACGACGAGACGCTCTCGGAGGCCATGAGCGAGCTGGCCTCGCGGACCAACCGCGAGCGCCGCCGTGGGAGCCTCCACGACGTGCTGCACGGCGCCGACGTCTTCGTCGGGGTCTCCGCGCCGGGCGTGCTGCAGGCCGAGTGGATCGCCGACATGGCCGACGACGCGGTCGTCTTCGCCCTCGCGAACCCCGACCCCGAGGTCGACCCCGCCGAGGCGTCGAAGTACGCCGCCGTGGTGGCCTCCGGCCGCTCGGACTACCCCAACCAGATCAACAACGTGCTGGCCTTCCCCGGTGTCTTCCGCGGGCTGCTCGACGCTCGGGCCTCCAACGTGACGATCGAGATGATGCTGCGCGCCGCGGAGGCGATCGCGCACGTCGTCCACGACGACGAGCTCAACCCCAGCTTCATCATCCCGACCGTCTTCCACCCCGACGTGCCGGGCGCGGTGGCGGCCGCGATCAAGGGCTGA
- a CDS encoding ferredoxin: MCEAMASDVFELDDDEVMHVLDPSPDESRRSHVHAAVQACPVLALSLQG; this comes from the coding sequence ATGTGCGAGGCGATGGCCAGCGACGTCTTCGAGCTCGACGACGACGAGGTGATGCACGTGCTGGACCCGTCCCCCGACGAGTCCCGGCGCTCGCACGTGCATGCCGCCGTCCAGGCCTGCCCGGTGCTCGCGCTGAGCCTGCAGGGCTGA
- a CDS encoding TetR family transcriptional regulator, translating into MSTVGQPTMRDRVVDAAVRLTTETGWSKVTMARLADEVGVSRQTVYNEVGTKAGLAEAMILRELDRFLATVTLAFDEHPDDLVEAIRGSSRAVLEVAPSNPLLHAVVSATHGADTELLPLLTTHAGSLLSAAKAVIVERIAPYDVALPAEQVDATIDMVVRVVLSHVMQPSGPAERTADQVAWIVARVLG; encoded by the coding sequence GTGAGCACCGTGGGCCAGCCGACCATGCGCGACCGCGTCGTCGATGCGGCCGTGCGGCTGACCACCGAGACGGGCTGGTCCAAGGTGACGATGGCGCGCCTGGCCGACGAGGTCGGCGTCTCGCGCCAGACGGTCTACAACGAGGTCGGCACCAAGGCCGGGCTGGCCGAGGCGATGATCCTGCGCGAGCTCGACCGCTTCCTGGCCACCGTCACCCTCGCCTTCGACGAGCACCCCGACGACCTCGTCGAGGCGATCCGGGGGTCCTCGCGGGCCGTCCTCGAGGTCGCCCCCAGCAACCCGTTGCTGCACGCGGTCGTCTCCGCCACCCACGGCGCCGACACCGAGCTGCTCCCGCTGCTGACCACCCACGCCGGGTCGCTGCTCAGCGCGGCCAAGGCGGTCATCGTGGAGCGGATCGCGCCCTACGACGTCGCCCTGCCCGCCGAGCAGGTCGACGCCACCATCGACATGGTGGTGCGCGTCGTGCTCAGCCACGTGATGCAGCCCTCCGGCCCGGCCGAGCGCACCGCCGACCAGGTCGCCTGGATCGTGGCGCGGGTGCTGGGCTGA
- a CDS encoding GTP-binding protein LepA, whose product MSRSSAQRLDDARRVDQRLVDHVERLGAEHPPISLDSVDFHVDDPAVLEARFGHVLDYMARVELEVDRNVLELMTMLPDPPEIDVRFYRDVWQPQETQHGRILDELQVRLGRPPADADLDSLGTKLKVLGALGHLDAVQDVSRMLYYLTGMATERSAVLAYNLLHDGVAELGERGVAETIIAPIRRQEPGHYAFYQLSARGLWSQLAPWQRWLVRHLRRLSFAPVGANNDAQKADFGDLMATLGIGEDSDFSAQIARVEMELLWARGQGMTVPDYVARAFREARELAVVRASGSAA is encoded by the coding sequence ATGTCTCGATCCTCCGCCCAGCGCCTCGACGACGCGCGCCGTGTCGACCAGCGCCTCGTCGACCACGTGGAGCGTCTCGGCGCGGAGCACCCGCCGATCAGCCTGGACTCGGTCGACTTCCACGTCGACGACCCGGCCGTCCTCGAGGCGCGCTTCGGCCACGTGCTCGACTACATGGCCCGCGTCGAGCTCGAGGTCGACCGCAACGTGCTCGAGCTGATGACGATGCTGCCGGACCCGCCGGAGATCGACGTGCGCTTCTACCGCGACGTGTGGCAGCCGCAGGAGACCCAGCACGGCCGGATCCTCGACGAGCTCCAGGTCCGCCTCGGCCGACCACCCGCCGACGCCGACCTCGACTCGCTCGGCACCAAGCTCAAGGTGCTCGGCGCGCTCGGTCACCTCGACGCCGTCCAGGACGTCTCGCGGATGCTCTACTACCTCACCGGCATGGCCACCGAGCGCTCCGCCGTGCTCGCCTACAACCTGCTGCACGACGGGGTCGCCGAGCTCGGCGAGCGGGGCGTCGCGGAGACGATCATCGCCCCGATCCGGCGCCAGGAGCCGGGCCACTACGCCTTCTACCAGCTCTCCGCGCGTGGACTCTGGTCCCAGCTGGCCCCGTGGCAGCGGTGGCTGGTGCGGCACCTGCGCCGGCTCTCGTTCGCCCCGGTCGGCGCCAACAACGATGCCCAGAAGGCCGACTTCGGCGACCTGATGGCCACGCTCGGCATCGGCGAGGACTCCGACTTCAGCGCCCAGATCGCCCGAGTCGAGATGGAGCTGCTGTGGGCGCGCGGCCAGGGGATGACGGTGCCCGACTACGTCGCCCGCGCCTTCCGCGAGGCCCGCGAGCTGGCCGTCGTACGCGCGTCGGGGTCTGCTGCCTGA
- a CDS encoding MFS transporter, whose translation MATSESSGATAWVRAGTPAGRAVVAAATLGSAMSLLDGTVVNVALRTIGADLDASITDLQWVTNGYLLALAGLILLGGSLGDRLGRRRVFVHGTVGFGLASALCGLAPTAEVLIAARVLQGVAAALMVPGSLSMIQGAFDPRDRARAIGTWTGLGAIAGAAGPLVGGFLVEYADWRLVFWINVPLAVLTVWLARSVPETRDPGAAQHLDVPGAVLATLALTGVTYALVQWGDPAALPALAVGLVTGAGFLVVEARVDHPMLALGVFADRTFSAANAMTLLVYGALSVLLFMLPLQLQVVGGDGPLVAGLATLPLPLVMLLLAGRGGALGARIGPRLPLTLGPLVMAAGALLLLGAGEAAYVVAVLPGMVVFALGLALLVATLTATVLAAAPDDHAGIASGVNNAVSRAGGLLAVAAVPSLVGLGGDEYADPAALDPAWTLVVLACAGLLVLGGVLSWFTIPRTALDPNR comes from the coding sequence GTGGCGACCTCGGAATCCTCCGGTGCGACCGCCTGGGTGCGGGCGGGCACGCCGGCCGGCCGGGCGGTCGTGGCGGCCGCCACCCTGGGCTCGGCGATGTCGCTGCTGGACGGCACCGTCGTCAACGTCGCGCTGCGCACCATCGGTGCCGACCTCGACGCCTCCATCACCGACCTGCAGTGGGTCACCAACGGCTACCTCCTGGCGCTCGCCGGGTTGATCCTGCTCGGCGGCTCGTTGGGCGACCGGCTGGGCCGGCGTCGGGTGTTCGTGCACGGCACGGTCGGGTTCGGCCTCGCCTCGGCGCTGTGCGGGCTGGCCCCGACCGCCGAGGTGCTCATCGCGGCCCGGGTGCTGCAGGGCGTGGCGGCAGCGCTGATGGTGCCCGGCAGCCTCTCGATGATCCAGGGAGCGTTCGACCCCCGCGACCGGGCCCGGGCGATCGGCACCTGGACCGGGCTCGGTGCGATCGCGGGCGCGGCCGGGCCGCTCGTGGGCGGCTTCCTCGTCGAGTACGCCGACTGGCGGCTGGTGTTCTGGATCAACGTGCCGCTCGCGGTCCTCACCGTGTGGCTGGCGCGCTCGGTGCCCGAGACCCGCGACCCCGGCGCCGCGCAGCACCTCGACGTCCCCGGAGCCGTCCTCGCGACCCTCGCCCTCACCGGGGTCACCTACGCGCTGGTGCAGTGGGGTGACCCGGCGGCGCTGCCGGCGCTGGCGGTCGGCCTCGTGACCGGCGCCGGGTTCCTGGTCGTCGAGGCGCGGGTGGACCACCCGATGCTCGCGCTGGGCGTGTTCGCCGACCGGACCTTCTCGGCCGCCAACGCGATGACGCTGCTGGTCTACGGCGCCCTGTCGGTGCTGCTGTTCATGCTGCCGCTGCAGCTCCAGGTGGTGGGCGGCGACGGTCCGCTGGTGGCCGGGCTGGCCACGTTGCCCCTGCCGCTGGTGATGCTCCTGCTCGCCGGGCGCGGCGGGGCCCTCGGCGCCCGGATCGGTCCTCGGCTGCCGCTCACGCTCGGCCCGCTGGTGATGGCGGCCGGCGCGCTGCTGCTGCTCGGCGCCGGGGAGGCGGCGTACGTCGTCGCGGTGCTGCCGGGCATGGTCGTGTTCGCGCTCGGGCTGGCGCTGCTGGTGGCCACCCTGACCGCGACCGTGCTCGCCGCGGCGCCCGACGACCACGCCGGGATCGCCAGCGGCGTCAACAACGCGGTCTCGCGCGCCGGCGGGCTGCTCGCCGTCGCGGCGGTGCCGAGCCTGGTCGGCCTCGGCGGCGACGAGTACGCCGACCCCGCAGCCCTCGATCCCGCCTGGACGCTGGTCGTGCTCGCCTGCGCGGGGCTGCTGGTGCTCGGCGGGGTGCTGTCGTGGTTCACGATCCCGCGCACGGCGCTCGACCCGAACCGCTGA
- a CDS encoding M15 family metallopeptidase — MRRAGRWRRTTPGVALVLALLLASCGGSGADEPTSGAEAGATAAAPDPTDASTAPGQDGSDGSEDGDGSGGGEQPTVGLDPAFAVDPPGRLKDLPRTADILVQTQAGISDETVAAIRRLPGVQDVEQLSMLQISIENRVLNLAAVDPATYRRFTPGQVPQTREVWDRVAGGELAISPELQKKLPVDKDGFLALDPGSPEVHLGALAPQIENAVDAVVNDKWGAELGAEPGNALLVSTGIVAPDKVVGPLSRLLPKQTSVQRLDSVARYGLDINAKQTAFVVGSVSSAVGVFNYTVLGGGRIAPEPAWEQANITTAQVPILGSVRCNKAIIPQLTAALREVVETGLADEIHPDEYAGCYYPRFIAGSTTLSNHSFGLALDFNVPGNLRGTVGEMDRTVVAIFKRWGFGWGGDWRYTDPMHFEAVRIVDVR; from the coding sequence ATGAGGCGAGCGGGTCGGTGGCGTCGTACGACGCCCGGCGTGGCGCTGGTGCTCGCGCTCCTGCTGGCGTCCTGCGGCGGCTCGGGCGCCGACGAGCCGACCTCCGGCGCGGAGGCCGGCGCGACCGCCGCCGCCCCGGACCCCACCGACGCCTCCACCGCGCCCGGGCAGGACGGGTCGGACGGTTCCGAGGACGGCGACGGCTCCGGTGGTGGCGAGCAGCCCACCGTGGGCCTCGACCCGGCCTTCGCCGTCGACCCGCCGGGCCGGCTCAAGGACCTCCCGCGCACCGCCGACATCCTGGTGCAGACCCAGGCCGGGATCTCCGACGAGACGGTGGCCGCGATCCGGCGGCTGCCGGGCGTCCAGGACGTCGAGCAGCTCTCCATGCTCCAGATCAGCATCGAGAACCGGGTCCTCAACCTCGCGGCGGTCGACCCGGCGACGTACCGCCGCTTCACCCCTGGCCAGGTGCCCCAGACCCGCGAGGTCTGGGACCGCGTCGCCGGGGGCGAGCTGGCGATCAGCCCCGAGCTGCAGAAGAAGCTGCCCGTCGACAAGGACGGCTTCCTCGCCCTGGACCCCGGCAGCCCCGAGGTGCACCTGGGCGCGCTGGCCCCCCAGATCGAGAACGCGGTCGACGCGGTCGTCAACGACAAGTGGGGCGCCGAGCTCGGCGCCGAGCCCGGCAACGCGCTCCTGGTGTCCACCGGGATCGTGGCCCCCGACAAGGTGGTGGGTCCGCTCAGCAGGCTGCTGCCGAAGCAGACCTCCGTGCAGCGCCTCGACTCGGTCGCCCGCTACGGCCTCGACATCAACGCCAAGCAGACCGCGTTCGTGGTCGGCTCGGTCTCCTCGGCCGTCGGCGTCTTCAACTACACGGTGCTCGGCGGCGGCCGGATCGCCCCCGAGCCTGCCTGGGAGCAGGCCAACATCACCACCGCCCAGGTGCCGATCCTCGGCTCGGTGCGCTGCAACAAGGCGATCATCCCGCAGCTCACGGCGGCGCTGCGCGAGGTCGTCGAGACCGGCCTCGCCGACGAGATCCACCCCGACGAGTACGCCGGGTGCTACTACCCGCGCTTCATCGCGGGCTCCACGACGCTGTCCAACCACTCCTTCGGCCTGGCGCTCGACTTCAACGTGCCGGGCAACCTGCGCGGCACCGTCGGCGAGATGGACCGCACCGTGGTCGCGATCTTCAAGAGGTGGGGCTTCGGCTGGGGTGGCGACTGGCGCTACACCGACCCGATGCACTTCGAGGCCGTGCGCATCGTCGACGTCCGCTGA
- a CDS encoding alpha/beta hydrolase fold domain-containing protein, whose amino-acid sequence MRPAQRLQATLLHATARFTVRYGEQLRFAGSELPRPRRLQVPTRHGSVTVWEYAAPALRGHDDTPVHVHLHGGAWLMRHPFMDDWWCRYLAATAGVRVLNVDFRTAPYAVYPLAQEQSHDVAAWAATSAAVSVGGFSSGGGMAAAVCLMARDTGSFTPRLQVLGVPALDLATEVLPGTGAISASLRTLVRAAYFPDPMTRSEPYASPLLAPSLAGLPRALVLTAERDALRRDGDDYAVRLRDAGVGVWHDVTPGADHYFLTEDPARARTTMARMAAEVAAALA is encoded by the coding sequence GTGCGACCCGCCCAACGTCTCCAGGCCACACTGCTGCACGCCACCGCGCGCTTCACCGTGCGCTACGGCGAACAGCTGCGCTTCGCCGGCTCCGAGCTGCCCCGGCCCCGCAGGCTGCAGGTGCCGACCCGGCACGGCTCGGTCACCGTGTGGGAGTACGCCGCCCCGGCGCTGCGCGGGCACGACGACACCCCCGTCCACGTGCACCTGCACGGCGGCGCCTGGCTGATGCGGCACCCGTTCATGGACGACTGGTGGTGCCGCTACCTGGCCGCGACCGCCGGCGTCCGGGTGCTCAACGTCGACTTCCGCACCGCCCCGTACGCCGTCTACCCGCTGGCCCAGGAGCAGTCCCACGACGTGGCGGCCTGGGCCGCCACCTCGGCAGCGGTGTCGGTGGGCGGCTTCTCCTCCGGCGGCGGGATGGCCGCCGCGGTGTGCCTGATGGCGCGCGACACCGGATCGTTCACGCCGCGGCTGCAGGTGCTCGGCGTGCCCGCGCTCGACCTGGCCACCGAGGTGCTGCCCGGGACCGGGGCGATCTCGGCATCGCTGCGGACGCTGGTGCGAGCGGCGTACTTCCCCGACCCGATGACCCGCAGCGAGCCCTACGCCTCACCGCTGCTGGCGCCGTCCCTGGCCGGGCTGCCCCGGGCGCTGGTGCTGACCGCCGAGCGGGACGCACTGCGCCGCGACGGTGACGACTACGCGGTGCGGCTGCGTGACGCCGGTGTCGGCGTCTGGCACGACGTCACGCCGGGCGCCGACCACTACTTCCTGACCGAGGACCCGGCCCGGGCCCGCACCACGATGGCGCGGATGGCCGCCGAGGTGGCGGCGGCGCTGGCCTGA
- a CDS encoding NADPH:quinone oxidoreductase family protein: protein MRAVQVVDTTGPEHLQINDVAEPVPGPDDVLVEVHAVGTSFPDLLLSRGEYQLRPDPPFTLGVDFAGVVVRGPEGRADLAPGTRVAGVAPYGGAAELVANPAVSTFVLPESLSLEQGAALPMNYLTAQFALAERGNLRAGETVLVHGAAGGVGTATIQVAKGYGARTIAVCSTEEKRRVALDAGADEAVLLDGFKDAVKDLTGGVGVDVVMDVVGGDAFTDSLRVLAPQGRLLVVGFAAGQGIPEVKVNRLLLNNVDVRGVGWGAYAMMRPGYMEQQWAELVPMMEAGTIRPPVGASYDLEDFGRALVDMDERRTLGKGVVRVR from the coding sequence ATGCGCGCAGTCCAGGTCGTCGACACCACCGGTCCCGAGCACCTCCAGATCAACGACGTCGCGGAGCCGGTCCCCGGCCCCGACGACGTGTTGGTGGAGGTGCACGCCGTCGGCACGTCCTTCCCGGACCTGCTGCTCAGTCGGGGGGAGTACCAGCTGCGTCCCGACCCGCCGTTCACCCTGGGCGTCGACTTCGCCGGCGTCGTGGTGCGCGGGCCCGAGGGCCGCGCCGACCTGGCGCCCGGCACCCGGGTCGCCGGGGTGGCGCCGTACGGCGGGGCCGCCGAGCTGGTCGCCAACCCGGCCGTCTCCACCTTCGTGCTGCCGGAGTCGCTGAGCCTCGAGCAGGGCGCGGCGCTGCCGATGAACTACCTCACCGCCCAGTTCGCGCTCGCCGAGCGCGGCAACCTGCGCGCCGGCGAGACCGTGCTCGTGCACGGCGCCGCGGGCGGCGTCGGGACCGCGACCATCCAGGTCGCGAAGGGGTACGGCGCCCGCACCATCGCAGTCTGCTCCACCGAGGAGAAGCGCCGGGTGGCGCTGGACGCCGGGGCCGACGAGGCGGTGCTGCTCGACGGGTTCAAGGACGCGGTCAAGGACCTGACCGGCGGGGTCGGTGTGGACGTGGTGATGGACGTCGTCGGCGGCGACGCGTTCACCGACTCGTTGCGGGTGCTCGCGCCCCAGGGCCGCCTGCTCGTGGTCGGCTTCGCCGCCGGGCAGGGCATCCCCGAGGTCAAGGTGAACCGGTTGCTGCTCAACAACGTCGACGTGCGCGGCGTCGGCTGGGGCGCCTACGCCATGATGCGCCCCGGCTACATGGAGCAGCAGTGGGCCGAGCTCGTGCCGATGATGGAGGCCGGCACGATCCGCCCGCCCGTCGGAGCGTCGTACGACCTCGAGGACTTCGGGCGCGCGCTGGTCGACATGGACGAGCGGCGCACCCTGGGCAAGGGCGTGGTGCGGGTCCGCTGA